DNA from Elaeis guineensis isolate ETL-2024a chromosome 2, EG11, whole genome shotgun sequence:
GAGATTTTTTCATTTAACTAGCATTTGATCGAATTATTGCACTATATTTGTGCTTCTTTTGtgccttttttttcttatttcggAGACCCGTACATTCGAGAATGCCTACGATGTTTCTGTGATCTATAATATTATACTACAAAGCTTCGAAAGCCTTTTCTCGATCTGACTCAGAAGTTCCTCCTTTTCccattcctttctcttcttttggacCTTTACTTTTTCTCTACATCATGAAGTTTTTTATTCCTCCATCTGCTTAATTTGatgtcttcttcctctttttaatGCTAATGAAGTTCTTCCTCTCTTGATATATTTCCGTTTTTCTATATACCGTCTTGTGTATGCTGAGGATCGTTTGTTTTGTTCTGTCGTTCAGTTTACGTTTTCACCCCATTCCTGTAGTTTCTTTAGAAGAATTGTAAGTCCAGACGTGCAATGAGTCTAGTTGCTAGAGAGCTATTCGAGCTGATTTAatatatttatctatatatttaGCTTGAAGGTTCGTGagcttatttaaatttatatatatttttaatgatatattttatttataatatatattatatgagtAGTCTAAGGTTTAAATTCGAGCTTAAGCATATACGGTTTAATTGACATTTAAGTCGAGTTGACTCGGTCTGGagtatattatcttttttttcatcTAAGTTGATATTGTGCTTGGAATATTAAGCCTTTATGGATTCTTTACTCAAAAATTACTCGCAATTTTTAAATGCCAGTTTTTGCTTAAAATCGGCCTCCAGAATCCAGTGCTTCCATCTTCTCTGATTcggtatttaattatattttgttTATATTGCAAATAGAAGTCTTTGATCCGGTTCTTGTCAGCTGACCGTTGCTGTGCTTTTCGTTGCGTCTTTGTCAAGTGCAATATATTCTCTGTGCTTATCATCTGAATTATTCTCGTGTGGAGCAGTAACTTGGAAGATTCCTTGGCATTGGTAGTGTTTATTGGACGTATCTCCTAGAGCTTTCAGCTTCATTGACATTAGAAAAGATGACAGCTTTCAGCATCGACAGCGTAATAGAGGAGTTCGAGATACTGACGAAGGATGCCGGCCGGGTCCAGAGAGAGACCCTGCGAAAGATTCTTGAACAAAATGGTGAGACAGAGTACTTGCAACAATTTGGTCTTGAAGGAAGAACCGACCCCGAGACTTTTAAGGCTCGCATTCCCCTGGTCACTCATCAAGATTTAGAGCCTTACATTCAAAGGATTTTTGATGGAGAAACTTCACCCGTTCTCACTGGGAAACCTTTAACAGCGATTACAGTCAGGTATTAGTTACTTGCGATTCCTTGTTTTCTTTGTTCTTTTGGGTACCAAGTATCAATTGCCGGATAACTGGAAAGCTTATCTTTGCTACAGTTCTGGTACGGCACAGGGAAAGCGCAAGTTTCTTCCATTCAATGAAGAGCTACTTCAGACGACGGTGCAGATATATAGGATTTCATTCGCTTTCAGGAACCGGTATGAAATTCTTTCACACTGAAGAATGCCTGTAAGAAATGCGTATGGTTTTAGAGATTGCCTTGTTTATCCAACTTCAGGTTACATTTTGTGAGACTTGACTTTGTTCTTCAAGAACCACTgttttcagaattttttttcttcctaaatTTCTATTCCAATGTCTAAATTGTTTATATATTGCAGATtaaatgaagtagatgtagtgtTGTTaattatatgttttttttttcctttttcagacaatatttatattattatgtcATATTTCTTTAGTCCAGTAGCCCGTTTCTTCTGAACTATGCATGACAAGCAAACATGAACTTTGATAGAAAAGATAATTTTAACCTTCAATGCAATCCTTAGTTTTGTTAGATGTCCTTGGCTAGATATCATATTAATCTTGTACTCTGCATCCATTTTATCACAAACTAGAAGGATATAACAATACTTAACATAGATATCAAATCCACCAACAATATCTTTTTGCAGAGAATACCCAATTAGGAATGGAAAAGCTTTACAATTCATCTACAGCAGCATGGAGATGAAAACAAATGGGGGCCTTCCCGCTGCAGCAGCCACAACAAATATTTACCGAAGCAAACACTTCAGACGCATAATGAAGGACATCCAGTCTCAGTGCTGCAGTCCTGATGAAGTTATATTCTGTCCCCACTCCGATCAGTCTTTGTATTGCCACCTTCTATGTGGGCTAATCTTCTCAGATGAAGTGCAGTGGGTATTTGCACAATTTTCCCACAGCTTGGTTAATGCATTTCGAACATTTGAGCTGGTTTGGGAAGATCTTTGTCATGATATCAGCCATGGAGTTCTCTCCAGCAGAATTACTGTCCCATCTGTGCGGGCAGCTGTTTCGAAACTTCTATTCCCAAATCCCACACTGGCAGATTCCATATACAAAAGATGTAAGGGATTAAGCAACTGGTATGGTGTGATCCCAGAACTTTTTCCCAATGCCAAATATGTCTATGGCATTATGACGGGAGCTATGGAACCATACTTGAAAAAATTAAGACATTACGCAGGAAGCTTGCCACTGATATGTGCTGATTATGGAGCTTCGGAGGGATGGGTTGGTGCAAATGTAAACCCGAGACTGCCTCCCGAGTTGGCAACTTTTACGGTGCTTCCCAACATTGCGTTCTTTGAATTTATTCCTCTGCTAAAGCCTGAGGGGTTGCAGAATTCTGCCTCCAATGACTACATAGAATCAGAGCCTGTTGGTCTTACGGAAGTTGAGGTTGGCAAAGAGTATGAAGTTGTTGTCACCAGTTTTGCAGGTATGTATTCATGTTATTTCTCTCTGTcctgttatattattttttactgtTCATTCCTTCGAGCCAATGAAATGCTGGGATTAAAACTTGGAAACTCTAATGTGCACGGTTTCGTAAGGTGTCTTCAGTTATGATCGTTGGATATCTTTCATATCCTGTAATATCACAAATTTACCATATTTGCTGATTATTTATTAATCACCTGAAACTTGTAACATTAATGCAACTTGCCCATATAAAATCAGTGAAGTATCATACACAGAGGTACTGATCTGTTTGATGTCACTGAAACTTCATGGGTTCATTGAGCTTCTGTAATCCATAGTgactttttttttcccccctttcTCCTCCTCTATTTGTATATTCTTCTACTAAAAACCGGTCCTCTGCAGTGTGCGGTCTTGATGGACAGCCAACAACACATACTATGTGTATGCACTTATCATGCCCATGCGCATTT
Protein-coding regions in this window:
- the LOC140855857 gene encoding jasmonoyl--L-amino acid synthetase GH3.5-like, whose protein sequence is MTAFSIDSVIEEFEILTKDAGRVQRETLRKILEQNGETEYLQQFGLEGRTDPETFKARIPLVTHQDLEPYIQRIFDGETSPVLTGKPLTAITVSSGTAQGKRKFLPFNEELLQTTVQIYRISFAFRNREYPIRNGKALQFIYSSMEMKTNGGLPAAAATTNIYRSKHFRRIMKDIQSQCCSPDEVIFCPHSDQSLYCHLLCGLIFSDEVQWVFAQFSHSLVNAFRTFELVWEDLCHDISHGVLSSRITVPSVRAAVSKLLFPNPTLADSIYKRCKGLSNWYGVIPELFPNAKYVYGIMTGAMEPYLKKLRHYAGSLPLICADYGASEGWVGANVNPRLPPELATFTVLPNIAFFEFIPLLKPEGLQNSASNDYIESEPVGLTEVEVGKEYEVVVTSFAGLCRYRLGDIVKVVGFHNSTPELRYVCRRNVVLSINIDKNTEKDVMVAAEEAAKLLAAEKLELVDFTSHIDGSTHPGHYVIFWELSSDAGEEVLSSCCNCLDLAFVDGGYVTSRRAGGIGPLELRIVGKGTFRKILEHCMSLGTAMNQFKTPRFVGPSHGNILQILCDNVIKSYFSTAYGC